The following DNA comes from Candidatus Poribacteria bacterium.
ACTGATCTGGGATCGGATAGCCTTCACCCTGATTATCTCTGTCGGATCGCTCATCTTCACCTATGTTGTCGCTATTCCCCTCGGGGTCTATTCTGCAACGCACCAATACAAGTGGTCGGATAACTTTCTCACCTTCCTCAGTTTTGTCGGGATGTCAATACCGGCGTTTCTCTTGGCATTATCGTTGATGGTATTTGCGTTTGACATCTTCGGCGTTCCTCTTTTTGGACTGTTCTCGGCTTACTATGAAGGCGCGCCGTGGACCTGGGGTAAACTGAACGACCTTTTCAAACATCTCTGGATTCCTGTCATCGTCGTTGGGATTAACGGAACCGCAAGCCTGATGCGGATCATGCGCGGCAATTTGCTTGATGTTCTGGGACAACCTTTCGTCCAAACGGCACGAGCGAAAGGGCTTAAAGAAATCGTCGTGGTGAGTAAACATGCGGTGCGGATTGCGATCAATCCACTCATCAGTATTTTAGGAATGAGTCTACCCGGCATTCTCTCCGGTTCAGCGATTGTCTCAATTGTCTTGGGCTTACCGACAGTCGGACCGATTCTCTTACGCAGTCTATTGAACGAGGACATCTATCTCGCGGGGACGTTAATTATGATGTTGAGTCTCCTTTTAGTTATTGGCAACCTGCTTGCAGACATAGCCCTCGCTTGGGTGGATCCGAGGATTCGATATGAATGAGATACAAAGCATCCCTGATCAAGACATCGCAGTTACGGAAGAAATTGCGGATGCGGGCGCAGTAGGACAATTAAGTTATCGTCAACTCATCTGGCGACGGTTTCGCAAAAATCGGATGGGGCTTATCGCTGGTGTACTCCTGCTGCTCTTCTACATTCTCGCGATCGGTGCAGACTTCTTCGCGCCCTATCACTATAACGAGATTAACATGCGGCTGCGGCACGTGCCACCCCAACGCCTCCATTTCTCGATCAAAGATGGCTTCTATGTGCACGGGTTAAAATCCGTCCGTAACCCAGAAAGTCTTGAATTGGAATTCACCAAGGATATGACACAACGGCATCCCATTGAATTCTTCTTTAAGGATGCGGAGGGCAGGAGACATTTCTTTAGTTCCGCCGGCCCCATGTTCCTGTTAGGCACTGATCGGATGGGGCGCGACCTACTTTCACGAATCATGTATGGGGCGCGGGTCTCAATGACGCTTGGTTTAGTCGGTGTGCTTCTGAGTATCGTCCTCGGTTCTATCCTCGGCACCATATCTGGATACTGGGGTGGATGGGTGGACAACCTGATCCAACGTATTATTGAAATCCTCTCGGCGTTCCCGGACATCCCGCTGTGGATGGCACTCGGTGCCGCACTGCCACCCGGTTGGTCGAGCATCCAAATCTACTTCGGGATTACAGTTATTTTGTCGATTATACGTTGGGGTGGATTGGCGCGGCAAGTGCGCGGTAAGGTCTTAGCGTATCGGGAGAGTGATTTCGTCATGGCAGCGCGTGCCGCAGGCGCGGGACATTGGCACATTATCACACGGCACTTGCTACCCGGATGTTATAGCCATATCATTGTTATCGCCACGCTCGCTATCCCCGGCATGATTTTAGGAGAGACCGCGCTCAGTTTCTTAGGATTGGGTATCCGTCCACCGATGACCAGTTGGGGTGTTTTGCTGGAAG
Coding sequences within:
- a CDS encoding ABC transporter permease: MAISIISFIIIQLPQGDYLDREIQRLEEEFGDSSSLAHVEELRARYGLNDPLWKRYFIWIGGFVRGDFGESFEYKREVDELIWDRIAFTLIISVGSLIFTYVVAIPLGVYSATHQYKWSDNFLTFLSFVGMSIPAFLLALSLMVFAFDIFGVPLFGLFSAYYEGAPWTWGKLNDLFKHLWIPVIVVGINGTASLMRIMRGNLLDVLGQPFVQTARAKGLKEIVVVSKHAVRIAINPLISILGMSLPGILSGSAIVSIVLGLPTVGPILLRSLLNEDIYLAGTLIMMLSLLLVIGNLLADIALAWVDPRIRYE
- a CDS encoding ABC transporter permease, which translates into the protein MNEIQSIPDQDIAVTEEIADAGAVGQLSYRQLIWRRFRKNRMGLIAGVLLLLFYILAIGADFFAPYHYNEINMRLRHVPPQRLHFSIKDGFYVHGLKSVRNPESLELEFTKDMTQRHPIEFFFKDAEGRRHFFSSAGPMFLLGTDRMGRDLLSRIMYGARVSMTLGLVGVLLSIVLGSILGTISGYWGGWVDNLIQRIIEILSAFPDIPLWMALGAALPPGWSSIQIYFGITVILSIIRWGGLARQVRGKVLAYRESDFVMAARAAGAGHWHIITRHLLPGCYSHIIVIATLAIPGMILGETALSFLGLGIRPPMTSWGVLLEEAQRVTVLLHYPWLIFPAVPVLIVVIAFNFLGDALRDAADPYSD